The following nucleotide sequence is from Streptomyces brevispora.
ACGGTCATGACCGGCCCACCGCCCGTACTCCCGGCCCGGCACCCGTCACCGCGATCGCACCGTCCCTGTCGGTACGGAGCACCACCGCTCCCCCGGCTCTGAGCGCCTCGACCGTACGGGCGGCCGGATGCCCGTACGGGTTGTCGCGGCCCACACTCACCAGGGCGATCCTCGGATGCACGCTGCGCAACAGGGCGGGGTCCTGATGTGCGGAGCCGTGATGGGCGACCTTGAGCACATCGACTCGCGGGAGGGCCGGGTAGCTGCGCAAAAGCCCCTGCTGGGAAGGGGGTTCGAGGTCACCGGGGAGCAGCAGCGTGAGCCCACCGGCCCGTACGAACAGGGTGACGCTGGCGTCGTTCGGCTCCTGCGGTACGGGACCGGCCGCGCCCGCCGACGCACCGCCCACCGGCCACAGCACCTGCCAGTCCAGCGCGCCGATCCGTCGTCGCTCACCGGGGACGGCCCGCACCACGGGGATACGGGCCGCCGCGGCCGTTCTCGTCACGAACGCGGCCTGCTCCGGCGGTTCGTCCAGGCTCGTCGTCTGGATCGCGCCCACCGCCCTGCCCCGCAGTACACCGGGCAGACCCCGGACATGGTCGGCGTGAAAATGGGTGAGCAGCAGCAACGGGACGCGGGTGATGCCCAGGTCTCGCAGGCAGCGGTCGACCGGTCGGGGATCCGGCCCGGTGTCGACGACCACACCTGAGCCGGGCCCCGCCGCGAGCACCAGGGCATCACCCTGGCCCACATCGCACATCGCGAACGCCCAGCCCGGTGGCGGCCATCCGGTCAGCACCCGGGTCAGCGGCACCGGGCGCAACACCGCGAGCACCAGCAGCAGCGCCGCGGCCGAGCACACCCACGGGTGGCGTCCGATGCGCCGGGCGAACAGCACCACCAGCCCCGTCAGCGCGGCCAGCAGCAGCGCGCCCGTCCAGCCGTCGGGCCAGCCGATCTCCGCGCCGGGCATCGCCGCCCCAGTCCGGGCCACGGAGGCGATCCAGCCGGCCGGCCACCCCGCCACCCGGGCGAGCAGTTCGGCCACCGGCATGGCCACCGGGGCCAGGGCCAGCGTGGCGAACCCCACAACCGTGGCCGGCGCCACCGCGAACTCAGCCAGCAGGTTGCACGGGATCGCCACCAGGCTCACCCGGGAGGCGAGCAGCACCACAACGGGCGAGCACACCGCCTGCGCCGCCGCCGCGGCAGCCAGCGCCTCGGCGAGCCGGGACGGCACGCCGCGCCGTTGCAGCGCGTCGCTCCACCGCGGGGCGATGGTCAGGAGCGCGCCGGTGGCCAGGACCGACAGGACGAATCCGTAACTGCGCGCCAGCCAGGGGTCGTAGAGCACCAGCAACAGAACGGCGGCGGCCAGCGCGGGGAACAGTGTTCTGCGCCGCCCGGTGCCGATGGCGAGCAGTGTGATCAGGCCGCAGGCGGCGGCCCGCAGCACACTCGGTTCGGGCCTGCAGACGAGGACGAAGGCGAGCGTGAGCCCGCCGCCGAGCAAGGCGGTCATCCGCAACGAGATCCCCAGCCCTGGTGCCAGCCCGCGGCGTTCGGCACGCAGGGCGCTGCCCGGCGGTCCGATGAGCAGGACGAGCAGGATCGCCAGGTTGGCACCCGAGACCGCCATCAGATGGGTGAGGTCGGTCGCTCTGAACGCATCGTGCAGTTCCGGCGTGACCCTGGTGGTGTCGCCGACGACCAGTCCGGGCAGGAGGGCCCGCGCATCGGGGCCGAGCCCCTCGGTCGCCGTGCGCAGCCCGGCGCGCAGCCCGCCCGCCGTGCGCTGGAGGAGCGTGGGCGGGCCGGTGATGCGGGGCGGGCCCTTGCCGTCGGGGCGAAGAACGGCGGCGGCCCGCTCCCCGCCGTGCAGCGTCGGCGCCAGCCGGGCGCCGACGCGTAACCGGGTGGAGGGGAGCAGTTGCTGCCACTGCGCCGCCGCACCGCCGGGCGTGACGATGACCAGTACCGGTGTACGCAGCCGGGTGGCCGTGCCGTCGGGCCTCGTCAGCAGGGTGATCTCGGCATCCAGGAGAAGGGAGGCGGGCGTGCTGTGGTCGCCGCGTACCCGGGGGAAGGTCTGCCGGGCGTCGGAGGTGAGGGTGATCTCCGCATCGATCCTCGCGAACTGCCGGGCCAGTGCGGGCACCGGTCCCTGCCGTACGTCGGCGCTGTGCAGTCCGGCGGACGCCGCCCCGGCCGCCGCGCAGAGCAGCGCCGCCGCCGCGGCCGTGGTGTGCAGTCGCCATCGATCGTCGCCCGCCATACGCGGTCCTCGCCGCCCGTCGACCACAGTGCGCAGTCTCCGCCGCCCGTCACCCGCGGTGTCCCCGCTGCCGGCCGGAGCGGCGCGTGCGGCGCGGACCGGTCGGAATCCCGGCACGGCGAGCAGGACCATGGCCGTCCCAAGACAGAGCACCACCGCCACCGCCGCCCACAGCCCCGGCACCCCCACGGCCAGCCCGGCACCGGCCCAGGCCGCCAGGGCCGGCGGAACCAGTCGTAGATCGGGCGGGCCCTCCTGCCGTGGGTCGGAGACTCCGAGCCGCCGGCCCGACGCCGTGTGGATGTCCTCGACACTCACGGTCGCACCAGTGGCTGAAGGTCGGCGAACCGGCGGTCGCCGATCCCGTTGACCTCGCGGAGTTCGTCGACGGACCGGAAACCACCGTGCTGGGTGCGGTAGTCGACGATGTGCTGAGCGAGGACGGGGCCCACGCCGGGCAAGGTGTCGAGCTGTTCGGCGGTCGCGCTGTTGAGGCTCACCGGTCCCGTGGTGGTGCCGCCCGTGGCCGTCTGCCCCGCACCGCCCCCTTCCGTGCCGCCTGCGGCAACCATGCCGGGCGGTGCGCCCACCAGGATCTGCTCCCCGTCCACGAGCACTCGGGCCCGGTTGAGGCCGTCGAGGTCCACACCGGGCCGGACCCCTCCCGCCGCCCGCAGCGCGTCGGCGACCCGGGCGCCGGGCGGCAGCCGGTGGATCCCCGGCCGCCGTACCTTCCCGCTCACATCCACCACGATCCGCCCGCCCGGCCCCCCGGCGACGGGCGGCAGCCCCGGGGACGGCTCGGGCGCACCGGCCCCGTCGGCCACCGGGTCCGTGCCGGCCCGCGGTACCGGGGCGCGCCCGGCCTCACTGACGTGATCGGGGGCGCGTACGCCTTCGGGGCGTGCGGACCAGAAGTGCATCCCGGCGAGGACCGCCGCCGCCACCAGGACAACGGCGAGTGCGGCAAGGGCCTTTGGCTCCAGACCGCATCTGAGCTGTACCCACACCGGCAGCCGCTCCCGCAGCGCGGGAACCACCCGCGCCCACCGCCCCTCCGGGTCCGGACGCGACGCGGTCCCGGACGGCGTCTTCGCTGCGGATGCTGCCGCCGCTGAGGTCGGCCCGCGTGTCGGGGACGGCGCATGTGCCGGGGCCTGCCCGAGTGCTGAGGCCGGCGCATACGGGTGCGCGTGGCGGGACTCAGGCGTGGATGCAGGCGTGGATGCAGGCACAGGTGCAGACACAGGTGCAGACACAGGCGCAGACGCGGACGCAGACGCAGCCGGGGACGGGGACGGGGACGGCGGCACAGTGGATGGCGCAGAGGCGGCCAAGGGCGGCGGCACGGCGGACGGCTCAGACTCAGCCTGCGACAGACCAGCAGTGCGGGACGCCTCCGGGGCCATGCCCACCGCCTGCCGGGCCACACGTCCCCCGTACCCGCCCGCCATGAGCGCATCGGCACGGCTGCGCGACGCCGCAGCGGCGGCTGCGCGGTCCGGCGCGTGCCGCCGCCTGCCTGGTCCGGTGCCGGCCGCGCTCCGGACGCGCCCTTCCGAGGAAGGAGCGCGGCCTGGCCCGCTACCGGGTCCGCCGCCGATCCTGCCGAAGGCGCCGGTACGGCCGATTCCGCCGCCGGGTCCGCTGGTTGCACGATGTGATCGGGAAGCCATGCCTCATGACGCTAGGCACTTCTGCCGGAATCCGCCGAGGGCACCCAATTACGGTGGAAAACCTGCCCGTTGTGGATAACTCCACCACTCCGGGCAGTGACATCAGCGCGGCGAAACCACTGCTCCGAGCAGCCCCGGCCCGGTGTGCGCGCCGATCACCGCACCCACCTCGCTGACATGCAGATCGACCAGTCCGGGAATCCGCTCGCGCAGCCGCTCGGCCAGTCGCTCGGCCCGTTCCGGGGCAGCCAGGTGATGCACCGCGATGTCCACCCGCCCGCTGCCCGCCCGCTCGGCGACGATCTCCTCCAGCCGGGCGATGGCCTTCGAGGCCGTCCGCACCTTCTCCAGCAGTTCGATGCGGCCGCCGTCCAGCTGAAGCAGCGGTTTCACGGCGAGGGCGGAGCCGAGCAGCGCCTGCGCGGCACCGATCCGGCCACCGCGGCGCAGGTAGTCCAGGGTGTCGACGTAGAAGTAGGTGGACGTGCCCGCCGCACGCTTCTCGGCGGCCGCCACCGCCTCGTCCAGGCTGCCGCCCGCCTCGGCGGCCGCCACCGCCGCCAAGGCGCAGAATCCGAGGGCCATGGCGACCATCCCGGTGTCCACCACCCGCACCGGCACCGGAGCGTCCTTCGCCGCGAGCAGCGCGGCGTCGTACGTGCCGGAGAACTCCGCGGACAGGTGCAGCGAAACGATACCGCTCGCCCCGGCGTCGGCGGCCGCGCGGTACGTGGCGGCGAACACCTCGGGGCTGGGCCGGGAAGTCGTCACGGGGCGGCGTTTCTGGAGCGCCAGCGCGAGGGAGCGGGCCGAGATCTCGGTTCCCTCCTCCAGCGCCTGATCGCCGAGGACGACGGTCAGCGGCACTGCGGTGATGCCATGCCGTTCCATCGCCTCGGGCGGCAGGTAGGCCGTTGAATCGGTGACGATCGCGACATGGCGGGACATGAGCGGGAGGTTACCTTCCGGGACGGTGGCTCGGCAGTCCGGCCCAGACCGAATGATCAGTTCCGGTCGCTTCGAGGCGCATCCTGCCATGCCCGGTCACTTGACGCTGCTGCCCGCCCCGCAGCAGCCCGCCGGCACCACACTCCCCGACACACGCCTCCCAGTTCCCGACCAGGTCCTGGTCAGTTCGCGGTGAGGTCCTGGTCAGATTTCGTGGTCAGGTCCTGGTCAGTTCGTGGTCTCGGGCCGCGCCGCCTTCTGCCACGGGTATGCGGTCTGCTGCCGCGGGTCCGCGGCGGTGATGGCCTGCGCGCCCCCTTCGCCGTCCCCAGGCCCGCGCCCGTGCCCCTGCTTCCGCCCGCGCTCCTGCCCCTGCCGCCGGACCGGTTCGGCGGCTTCGGCCGGGTCATGGCCCGGTCCCTGGCCGCGGGCGGCCGACCCGTCGGGGTGCTGCCCCGGTGCCGGCTCCTGCGTCGCCGTCGTCCAGTGCCGCAACGCACCGGCCTCCACGTCGATCTGTACGTTCAGCGCCGCCAGATCGTCGTCGGCGAACTGGCGGGCCCGGTCACGCGCGGCCCACCGCAGCGACTCGGCGGAGCGCGTGATCTGCCCCGTGCGCTCCTTGAGCCCCGCCAGCAGCGAGGACACCGTCGTCTTGTCCGGCTCCCGCTCCAGCCTCTTCAGCTCGTCGTCCAGCTCACGGCCGTGGACACTCAGCCGCTGGAAGAGTCCCAGCGACTCGGAGAGCGAGGCGTCCTCGGTCACGCCCGTCTGCAACGCCTCCTGCGTGGCCCGCATCGAGGTGCGCAGTGAGAGGCGCAGCTGTGCCAGCTCGCCGCTGACACCCACCTGTCCGAGGCTCTTCGCCCGCAGTGTGGTGTCCTCGACGGTGCGGCGCGCCTGCGTGATCGTACGGTCCACCCCGCGCCTGGCGGCCCCGATGACCTTGACGCCCGCGTAGACGCCCAGGGCCATGAACGCGACGACGAGCAGCCCCAGGATCAGGATCACGGTTTCCATGAGTGCCCCTCGGATGGTGTGACGGCTGCCGACACATGTTTACCGGCCCCTCCACCGTAAACGGAACGGGCAGGCCGCGGGTTCCATCGGAACCCCCAACCTGCCCGTAGGGGAAAGCCCTCACACCTGAAGGTCCTGACAACAGCTGCCAGAACCTCTCGTCCGGATCATGCCGGAACGATGTTCACCAGCTTCGGCGCACGGACGATCACCTTGCGGATGCCCGCCCCGTCCAGCGCGGCGACCACCGCC
It contains:
- a CDS encoding ComEC/Rec2 family competence protein, producing MSVEDIHTASGRRLGVSDPRQEGPPDLRLVPPALAAWAGAGLAVGVPGLWAAVAVVLCLGTAMVLLAVPGFRPVRAARAAPAGSGDTAGDGRRRLRTVVDGRRGPRMAGDDRWRLHTTAAAAALLCAAAGAASAGLHSADVRQGPVPALARQFARIDAEITLTSDARQTFPRVRGDHSTPASLLLDAEITLLTRPDGTATRLRTPVLVIVTPGGAAAQWQQLLPSTRLRVGARLAPTLHGGERAAAVLRPDGKGPPRITGPPTLLQRTAGGLRAGLRTATEGLGPDARALLPGLVVGDTTRVTPELHDAFRATDLTHLMAVSGANLAILLVLLIGPPGSALRAERRGLAPGLGISLRMTALLGGGLTLAFVLVCRPEPSVLRAAACGLITLLAIGTGRRRTLFPALAAAVLLLVLYDPWLARSYGFVLSVLATGALLTIAPRWSDALQRRGVPSRLAEALAAAAAAQAVCSPVVVLLASRVSLVAIPCNLLAEFAVAPATVVGFATLALAPVAMPVAELLARVAGWPAGWIASVARTGAAMPGAEIGWPDGWTGALLLAALTGLVVLFARRIGRHPWVCSAAALLLVLAVLRPVPLTRVLTGWPPPGWAFAMCDVGQGDALVLAAGPGSGVVVDTGPDPRPVDRCLRDLGITRVPLLLLTHFHADHVRGLPGVLRGRAVGAIQTTSLDEPPEQAAFVTRTAAAARIPVVRAVPGERRRIGALDWQVLWPVGGASAGAAGPVPQEPNDASVTLFVRAGGLTLLLPGDLEPPSQQGLLRSYPALPRVDVLKVAHHGSAHQDPALLRSVHPRIALVSVGRDNPYGHPAARTVEALRAGGAVVLRTDRDGAIAVTGAGPGVRAVGRS
- a CDS encoding ComEA family DNA-binding protein codes for the protein MVPALRERLPVWVQLRCGLEPKALAALAVVLVAAAVLAGMHFWSARPEGVRAPDHVSEAGRAPVPRAGTDPVADGAGAPEPSPGLPPVAGGPGGRIVVDVSGKVRRPGIHRLPPGARVADALRAAGGVRPGVDLDGLNRARVLVDGEQILVGAPPGMVAAGGTEGGGAGQTATGGTTTGPVSLNSATAEQLDTLPGVGPVLAQHIVDYRTQHGGFRSVDELREVNGIGDRRFADLQPLVRP
- a CDS encoding DegV family protein, whose translation is MSRHVAIVTDSTAYLPPEAMERHGITAVPLTVVLGDQALEEGTEISARSLALALQKRRPVTTSRPSPEVFAATYRAAADAGASGIVSLHLSAEFSGTYDAALLAAKDAPVPVRVVDTGMVAMALGFCALAAVAAAEAGGSLDEAVAAAEKRAAGTSTYFYVDTLDYLRRGGRIGAAQALLGSALAVKPLLQLDGGRIELLEKVRTASKAIARLEEIVAERAGSGRVDIAVHHLAAPERAERLAERLRERIPGLVDLHVSEVGAVIGAHTGPGLLGAVVSPR